Proteins encoded within one genomic window of Carassius carassius chromosome 22, fCarCar2.1, whole genome shotgun sequence:
- the LOC132098497 gene encoding uncharacterized protein LOC132098497 yields the protein MSFTATPGHHGPWVHPQRRTRAGSRATTSPPPAFDISIRNRFAPLCETGRDAVIIGDSIVRHVSATLAEGKVHTHCLPGARVLDVSAQIPAIVKADESPRAVVLHAGVNDTTLRQTETLKRDFSSLIETVRSTTPAATIVVSGPLPTYRRGHERFSRLFALNEWLLSWCKEQKLLFVINWNLFWERPRLFRADGLHPSRIRAELLSDNISRTLRSM from the coding sequence atgtccttcactgcgacgccgggacaccacggaccctgggtgcatccacagcggaggacgcgagctgggtcccgggcgacgacttctccccctcctgccttcgacatctccatccggaaccgcttcgctcccctctgcgagacaggacgcgacgctgtgatcatcggagactccatcgtccgacacgtaagtgctacgttagccgaaggtaaagtgcacactcactgtttgcctggtgctcgtgttctcgatgtttctgcgcagatacccgcgatcgtgaaggccgacgagagccccagagcggtcgtgcttcacgccggggttaacgacaccacgctgcggcagacggagacactgaagagggacttcagcagcctgatcgagacggttcgcagcacgacgcccgcggcgacgatcgtcgtgtcaggaccactgcccacgtatcgacgaggacacgaaaggttcagtagactttttgctttaaatgaatggttgttgtcatggtgtaaagaacagaaactgctatttgttattaactggaatcttttctgggagcgtcctaggctgtttcgcgctgatggattacaccccagcagaatcagagcggagctgctctctgacaacatctccaggacacttcgctccatgtga